CGCCGATCCCTGGTCGGCATCGTTTATGGTTGAGACTAGGACGGTATCTGATCGTCTTCGAGCCCCCAACTTTCGTTCTTGATTAATGAAAACATCCTTGGCAAATGCTTTCGCAGTTGTTCGTCTTTCATAAATCCAAGAATTTAACCTCTGACTATGAAATACGAGTGCCCCCGACTGTCCCTGTTAATCATTACTCCGATCCCGAAGGCCAACGTAATAGGACCGAAATCCTATAATGTTATCCCAGGCTAATGTATACAGAGCGTAGGCTTGCTTTGAGCACTCTAATTCCTCCAAAGTAACAGCGCCGGAGGCACGACCCGGCCAGTTAAGACCAGGAGCGCATCGCCGGCAGAAGGGACGAGACGACCGGTGCACACCAGAGGCGGACCGGCCGGCCCAACCCAAGGTCCAACTACGAGCTTTTTAACTGCAACAACTTAAATATACGCTATTGGAGCTGGAATTACCGCGGCTGCTGGCACCAGACTTGCCCTCCAATGGATCCTCGTTAAGGGATTTGAGTAGAATAATCATCGTTCCATGGATCAAAAAACGTTGTACTACGGTACAACTTACAAGAGCTATCAATGCCGATCAAAATGACAAAATCAGACAAGTCAAGTCTGCATCACAGAGAAGACTTCACTGCAAAAACCGTGTCTCATACATGCACAAAAAGACTTGGATTTCAGATCATATACGCTACTGACCGTGTTCGTGACTTCGGAAATTGACCTGCGAACTAGTCGTTTTCGGTTCGGGCAGAACTAACGACCTGCAGATCGGCTGTAGACAGAGTCGACGTCTCAAACGTCGTATGAATGGGAAAGCCACGGATGCTGTAGCGCCTCTCTTGCAGTTGGGCGTCTCTCGGGATTGATCTCAAGCAAGTACCTTAAAAAGTCGAGGAACTCAGGATCGGATATCTGCAAGTGATGCTCCAATGACGACTCCTCGGGGATAACGTACTCCAGCTGATTTGCTTCCTCATTTATATAATACAGATCatattcttttgtaaaatatttgtgtGTCTCTTGGCCCTTCTGTAGCATATCCATGTCAATAGGACCAAGCAGCCCAATCATGCGTGCAAGCAGCATTACAATGGCTTCATTTGGAAAAAGTACCTCCCCAGAATATAACTCGGCCAAAATGCAGCCAATGGACCACAGGTCAATCTTCTGGTCATAAGGGAGGCCTAACATAACTTCAGGAGCCCTATAGGAACGAGATTGTACATACAAGGATAGGTTGTCCGTCTGAAAGCAACTGCTTCCAAGATCAATAACCTTTATCTCACATCTTCGGTAACTTTTGATCAGAATATTCTCTGGCTTTAGATCACAGTGGATGATTCCCAAATCATGCAGATACAATACCGCCTCCAAACACTGTTGAGTTATAACCTGCAGCCTGTGCAAAGTAAAATATGGCTCCCCACCAGATTCTTGGTTGTATTTCTGGAATTCATACAAGTTTGCTCGCACCAGACTTGCCCTCCAAGGGATCCTCGTTAAGGGATTTAGATTGTATTCATTCCAATTACCAGACTCGTAGAGCCcggtattgttatttattgtcactacCTCCCCGtgtctcacgaggcgcctatcACACAACGCgtcgtgtggctagtagtccgctgaCTNNNNNNNNNNNNNNNNNNNNNNNNNNNNNNNNNNNNNNNNNNNNNNNNNNNNNNNNNNNNNNNNNNNNNNNNNNNNNNNNNNNNNNNNNNNNNNNNNNNNNNNNNNNNNNNNNNNNNNNNNNNNNNNNNNNNNNNNNNNNNNNNNNNNNNNNNNNNNNNNNNNNNNNNNNNNNNNNNNNNNNNNNNNNNNNNNNNNNNNNNNNNNNNNNNNNNNNNNNNNNNNNNNNNNNNNNNNNNNNNNNNNNNNNNNNNNNNNNNNNNNNNNNNNNNNNNNNNNNNNNNNNNNNNNNNNNNNNNNNNNNNNNNNNNNNNNNNNNNNNNNNNNNNNNNNNNNNNNNNNNNNNNNNNNNNNNNNNNNNNNNNNNNNNNNNNNNNNNNNNNNNNNNNNNNNNNNNNNNNNNNNNNNNNNNNNNNNNNNNNNNNNNNNNNNNNNNNNNNNNNNNNNNNNNNNNNNNNNNNNNNNNNNNNNNNNNNNNNNNNNNNNNNNNNNNNNNNNNNNNNNNNNNNNNNNNNNNNNNNNNNNNNNNNNNNNNNNNNNNNNNNNNNNNNNNNNNNNNNNNNNNNNNNNNNNNNNNNNNNNNNNNNNNNNNNNNNNNNNNNNNNNNNNNNNNNNNNNNNNNNNNNNNNNNNNNNNNNNNNNNNNNNNNNNNNNNNNNNNNNNNNNNNNNNNNNNNNNNNNNNNNNNNNNNNNNNNNNNNNNNNNNNNNNNNNNNNNNNNNNNNNNNNNNNNNNNNNNNNNNNNNNNNNNNNNNNNNNNNNNNNNNNNNNNNNNNNNNNNNNNNNNNNNNNNNNNNNNNNNNNNNNNNNNNNNNNNNNNNNNNNNNNNNNNNNNNNNNNNNNNNNNNNNNNNNNNNNNNNNNNNNNNNNNNNNNNNNNNNNNNNNNNNNNNNNNNNNNNNNNNNNNNNNNNNNNNNNNNNNNNNNNNNNNNNNNNNNNNNNNNNNNNNNNNNNNNNNNNNNNNNNNNNNNNNNNNNNNNNNNNNNNNNNNNNNNNNNNNNNNNNNNNNNNNNNNNNNNNNNNNNNNNNNNNNNNNNNNNNNNNNNNNNNNNNAGCTGAGCGACATCCAGGAGCTTCACCCAATCCTTCTGCGTACCTCGCACAAAGTGCCGAAGGTAGTCCTCCAACGTAGAATTAAAGCGTTCTGTCTGACGATCGGACTGTGGATGATAGCTCGAGCTCATGGAAAGTGTGGACCCGAGGAGTTTGAACAACTCGGTCCAGAAGACGCCAGTGAAACGGGAGTCGCGATCACTGACAATATCTTTTGGCAGTCCCCAATGCTTGACGATGTGCTTGAAAAAGAGATGAGCTGTCCCTTTTGCTGTAACGTGTTTGGGTGCTGCGATGAATGTagcatattttgaaaaatgatctACCACGACGATGATAGAGCCTAAGTTCCCGACATTAGGCAATCCAGAGATGATATCCATGGAGACGCTCTCCCATGGACGCTTTGGGATGGGAAGTGGTTGCAGCAGACCTGCCTTCTTCTGATGGTCTGCCTTGTCCTGCTGACAAATCAAACAAGCGCGGACATGCGTCTCGACATCGTCCCGCATCTGTGGCCAATGATAGGCCCTCCGCACCGAAGCAAACGTGCGCTCCTGTCCTTGGTGTCCCGCCCAAAGTGTGTCGTGGCATTCGGAAAGAAGTGATTTCTGTAGGTCCCCGCCTCTCGGAACGTATACGCGGTTTCCCTTGGTCATCAACAATCCATCCTGGATCCAAAAGTGTCGAGCCTTGCCCTGCTCGACAAGCCGAATCAGGCCTTGCGCTGCGGGATCCCTCAATAGTAACTCCCACACCTGATCCTTCACAGAGATAGCAGCCGCACTAGAGGAGAGCGCTGCTATCGACTCCAAGTTCGCCAAGTCCGCCCTGCGGCTCAAGGCGTCTGCTGACTGCTTCCTAAGCTCCACAAGCTTAGGTTGCGGTATTCTGTACGGTGCCCTAGCGGGCGGTCTCGTGCCAAGCACCAACTCGATCTCGTGATCCACTGCCCTCTTCGGTGGTAGCTTTCGAGGCAGCTAGTCTGGCATCACGTCTTTAGACTCCCCCAACAGTTCCTTACTACCGCTCGGGGTGGGCCCTGACACCTCTTCCATCTCTTCAAAACAAAGGGTACCCAAGTAGGAGATCTCATCCTGCTTGTGCCCCTTCTCAAACTGCATGGCCGACAAGTTCTTCTCTCCAGTACGTCCGGCCAAGGTAGGAATGACACACGGCTTCGCCCCCAACATCATCAGCGAATCGGCATGAGGTAAGACAGCAGTGCATGTATCCCGTagtaattcaagcccaaggataaGCTTGAAGTCGTCCATTGCCACAATAGAAAGATTGGTCTTGCCCTCGTAAGCACCAACCTTAATCAGCACAGACTTGGCTACACCGGCAATGGGTTGTGCAGCCGAGTTGATCGCCTTCACACGCCCAACTCCTTTCTCCAACACGAGCCCGAGTCTCTCCACTTTGGCGCTCGCAAGGTAGTTGTGAGAGGCTCCAGTGTCGATCATGGCTCGAATCGGCCTGCCATGAATCTTCACATCCACGAACATCAACCCTTTCTTCCTAGGAATCCGGGGCTGaacttcttcttcctttttcggCTGCTCCACAGTAAGCGCCGGGATGGTCCTTTTCGCAAGGGGTGGCGCAACTCTCTTTGCCGCCACCATAGAGAATGTGTTGCACCATTGGTTTACGGCCCCCAAGTTGTCCTCATACTCCTCCATGTCATTCTCGCCACCTGCCTCTGCTTGTGGCTCCACACCCTTCGAGGATGACACCTTGTCGGTAAAGGTCGTCGCCAATGCGTTCAACACCTGTCTCTTCGGGCAATCCCGATACATATGCGGACCATCGCAGATCAAACACCCTCTCCTCCTCTCGGGTGCTCCCTGCTTGTTCTCCTGGGGCTTGTTCCTGTCTGAACCGCCCTGTGAGCCATTCTGAGAGTGGGGCCTCTGGTCTCCCCCACCtctattgaaattatttctgaACAATTTCATCCCATTCCACTTACTCCGCTCAGGACTAGGCGTCGCTTGCCTATCCTTCTGAGTCTCCAGGTTGAAATCTGCCAAGCGTTCGGCCGCTATAATAGCCGAACTCAAATCAGTCACTCGTTGCCTCTGCAACTCGTTTCTCGCCCACTGTTTCAAGCCTTCCATGAAAGTGAACAGCTTGTCTGCCTCCGACATGTCTCGGATGTTCAGCATCAGCGCTGAGAAAGCTTTGACATATTCCCGCACGGAACCTGTATGTTCAAGCTTTCGCAATGCCCTCCTGGCATTGTACTCCACATTCTCGGGGAAGAACTGCTCTCTAATCGCCTCCCGTAGAAGAGCCCACGTGTCGAGCTGTATTTGATGAGCCTGGATTTCCCCAAACTTGGTCCGCCACCACAGCTTTGCGTCACCAGTCAGGTACATGGTCGCAGTCGCAACCTTCCTTGCCTCGTCCCGCACGTCTGCCGCAAGGAAGTACTGCTCCATGTCGAAGAGGAAGTTCTCGACCTCCTTCGCATCACGCTCACCGCTATAGGCCTTCGGTTCTGGTATTCGAAGCCTACCGCCGGGGTCGTGAGCAACCATAGGCGTGCTACCCACTGCACGCTGGAGCAACCCAATCTGAATGGNNNNNNNNNNNNNNNNNNNNNNNNNNNNNNNNNNNNNNNNNNNNNNNNNNNNNNNNNNNNNNNNNNNNNNNNNNNNNNNNNNNNNNNNNNNNNNNNNNNNNNNNNNNNNNNNNNNNNNNNNNNNNNNNNNNNNNNNNNNNNNNNNNNNNNNNNNNNNNNNNNNNNNNNNNNNNNNNNNNNNNNNNNNNNTCTCACGAGGCGCCTCTCACACAGCGCgtcgtgtggctagtagtccgctgaCTACGTCCGCCAATACCTCCGCTCGGCACAAATGCAGCGCGCCGAATATATCAGAGTCGGGaggaacaaatcacaaaatcgTAAATTGCGCACGCGGATTTAGAAAACCAAATTGCATTGAACTGAAAATGCGTatacaatgatcaacgatgctagagcaaggggttcgccttgagggggactccaacacgtcactaaaccaagcttcttgaactcattcccccctataataggcttaaaaaaataaatcctatcgTCTGCACTAGACACtagaaaagctgaaatttgcaactcaagaGGTATAACGTCCCCTTGAGGaatctaaacaacagaaagcaaataacaaagcagtaacaaagcaataaaaggccTACACCTAGGACTCTAAGACTAGTTGGTTGTCCAGCGTCTGTCGATGAAGGCTGagtggtcggccatgtagaacggttgagCGGCCGAAGTGCGCGTCACGGGGCCTAGTGAATGGGCAGCCCGTATTTAGCCTTGGACGGAATTTACCGCCCGATTGGGGCTGCATTCCCAAACAACCCGACTCGCCGACAGCGCCTCGTGGTGCGGCAGGNNNNNNNNNNNNNNNNNNNNNNNNNNNNNNNNNNNNNNNNNNNNNNNNNNNNNNNNNNNNNNNNNNNNNNNNNNNNNNNNNNNNNNNNNNNNNNNNNNNNNNNNNNNNNNNNNNNNNNNNNNNNNNNN
The sequence above is drawn from the Sesamum indicum cultivar Zhongzhi No. 13 unplaced genomic scaffold, S_indicum_v1.0 scaffold00505, whole genome shotgun sequence genome and encodes:
- the LOC105180279 gene encoding serine/threonine-protein kinase SRPK; protein product: MLLARMIGLLGPIDMDMLQKGQETHKYFTKEYDLYYINEEANQLEYVIPEESSLEHHLQISDPEFLDFLRYLLEINPERRPTAREALQHPWLSHSYDV